Proteins co-encoded in one Sander vitreus isolate 19-12246 chromosome 9, sanVit1, whole genome shotgun sequence genomic window:
- the gtpbp3 gene encoding 5-taurinomethyluridine-[tRNA] synthase subunit GTPB3, mitochondrial isoform X2, translating into MLPCIHRGIWRAADHMLRTRGTPPCRFLSTFNGVPVGIADAETIFALSSGHGRCGVAVVRASGPASATALRCMTGLTRKLPPPRTALLRSITDPQSKEVLDRGLVFWFPAPHSFTGEDSVEFHIHGGPAVITAVLQALGSVPGMRPAEAGEFTRRAFQAGKLGLTEVEGLGDLIHAETEAQRRQALRQMSGELGRLYQDWTYKLKRCLAHVEAFIDFSEDELIEDGVLNQVDRSVCDLQAEMERHLKDERRGERLRSGVQVVIAGATNAGKSSLLNTLCQRPAAIVSPIAGTTRDVVETALDIGGFPVLLSDTAGLRESPDLVEREGVRRARERVEQADLTLVVVDCTDLTSDAQQAAAFLREHLGKVLPNQEQPETVFPADRFLLVLNKTDMLPEEQRLKLDMELRRVSGLPPVCLISCHTNAGLQDFLTVLHSSVRTLCGDPLSGAPTLTQARHRAHLQQCFAALAQYQRYRDIDLALAAEGVRLALTSLGRITGRVGAEEILDIIFKDFCIGK; encoded by the exons ATGCTGCCATGCATTCATCGTGGGATATGGAGAGCTGCTGACCACATGCTTAGGACAAG AGGAACTCCACCTTGCAGATTCCTGTCCACCTTTAATGGAGTCCCAGTTGGAATAGCTGATGCTGAGACCATCTTTGCATTATCATCAGGCCATGGCAGGTGTGGGGTGGCTGTGGTACGAGCCAGTGGTCCAGCCTCAGCTACAGCTCTGAGGTGTATGACCGGGCTCACACGCAAACTGCCTCCTCCACGCACCGCCTTGTTACGCAGCATCACAGACCCCCAATCCAAGGAAGTGCTGGACCGCGGACTTGTCTTCTGGTTCCCAG CTCCTCACAGTTTCACAGGAGAGGACAGTGTGGAATTCCACATCCACGGCGGCCCTGCTGTCATTACTGCTGTGTTACAGGCTCTAG gAAGCGTGCCTGGCATGAGGCCTGCTGAAGCTGGAGAGTTCACACGGAGGGCCTTTCAAGCAGGGAAGCTGGGTTTAACAGAG GTGGAGGGCCTCGGAGATCTGATCCATGCTGAGACAGAGGCTCAGAGGAGACAGGCTCTCAGGCAGATGTCAGGAGAGCTGGGACGCCTCTATCAGGACTGGACCTACAAACTCAAACGG TGTCTGGCTCATGTTGAGGCCTTCATAGACTTCAGTGAGGATGAGCTCATTGAAGATGGGGTCTTAAACCAAG TGGACAGATCGGTGTGTGATCTGCAAGCGGAGATGGAGCGCCACCTAAAGGATGAGAGGAGGGGCGAGCGGCTACGCAGTGGAGTCCAGGTGGTCATTGCAGGAGCCACCAATGCAGGGAAAAGTAGCCTCCTTAACACACTCT GCCAAAGACCTGCAGCCATTGTGTCTCCCATTGCTGGCACCACCAGGGACGTAGTAGAGACGGCACTGGACATCGGTGGATTCCCTGTCCTGTTGAGTGACACAGCCGGCCTCAGGGAGAGCCCAGACctggtggagagagagggggtccGCCGTGCTCGGGAAAG AGTGGAACAGGCAGATCTGACCCTGGTGGTTGTGGACTGTACTGATCTCACCTCTGATGCACAGCAAGCTGCAGCCTTCCTTCGGGAACACCTCGGGAAAGTCCTGCCCAACCAGGAGCAGCCTGAGACAG TATTTCCTGCAGACAGGTTTCTTCTTGTGCTGAATAAAACTGACATGTTGCCTGAGGAGCAGAGGCTGAAGCTGGACATGGAGTTAAGACGGGTCTCTGGACTCCCTCCTGTTTGTCTGATCTCTTGCCACACTAATGCAGGACTGCAGGACTTCCTCACAGTGCTGCACAGCAGTGTCAGGACTCT GTGTGGTGACCCTCTGTCAGGTGCCCCCACCCTGACCCAGGCCCGCCACAGGGCCCACCTGCAGCAGTGTTTTGCGGCCCTGGCTCAGTACCAGCGGTACCGCGACATTGACCTCGCTCTGGCAGCCGAAGGTGTCCGGTTGGCTCTCACCAGCCTGGGCCGGATCACTGGACGTGTCGGGGCAGAGGAGATCCTGGATATCATCTTCAAAGACTTCTGCATTGGAAAATAG
- the gtpbp3 gene encoding 5-taurinomethyluridine-[tRNA] synthase subunit GTPB3, mitochondrial isoform X1 produces the protein MLPCIHRGIWRAADHMLRTSRGTPPCRFLSTFNGVPVGIADAETIFALSSGHGRCGVAVVRASGPASATALRCMTGLTRKLPPPRTALLRSITDPQSKEVLDRGLVFWFPAPHSFTGEDSVEFHIHGGPAVITAVLQALGSVPGMRPAEAGEFTRRAFQAGKLGLTEVEGLGDLIHAETEAQRRQALRQMSGELGRLYQDWTYKLKRCLAHVEAFIDFSEDELIEDGVLNQVDRSVCDLQAEMERHLKDERRGERLRSGVQVVIAGATNAGKSSLLNTLCQRPAAIVSPIAGTTRDVVETALDIGGFPVLLSDTAGLRESPDLVEREGVRRARERVEQADLTLVVVDCTDLTSDAQQAAAFLREHLGKVLPNQEQPETVFPADRFLLVLNKTDMLPEEQRLKLDMELRRVSGLPPVCLISCHTNAGLQDFLTVLHSSVRTLCGDPLSGAPTLTQARHRAHLQQCFAALAQYQRYRDIDLALAAEGVRLALTSLGRITGRVGAEEILDIIFKDFCIGK, from the exons ATGCTGCCATGCATTCATCGTGGGATATGGAGAGCTGCTGACCACATGCTTAGGACAAG CAGAGGAACTCCACCTTGCAGATTCCTGTCCACCTTTAATGGAGTCCCAGTTGGAATAGCTGATGCTGAGACCATCTTTGCATTATCATCAGGCCATGGCAGGTGTGGGGTGGCTGTGGTACGAGCCAGTGGTCCAGCCTCAGCTACAGCTCTGAGGTGTATGACCGGGCTCACACGCAAACTGCCTCCTCCACGCACCGCCTTGTTACGCAGCATCACAGACCCCCAATCCAAGGAAGTGCTGGACCGCGGACTTGTCTTCTGGTTCCCAG CTCCTCACAGTTTCACAGGAGAGGACAGTGTGGAATTCCACATCCACGGCGGCCCTGCTGTCATTACTGCTGTGTTACAGGCTCTAG gAAGCGTGCCTGGCATGAGGCCTGCTGAAGCTGGAGAGTTCACACGGAGGGCCTTTCAAGCAGGGAAGCTGGGTTTAACAGAG GTGGAGGGCCTCGGAGATCTGATCCATGCTGAGACAGAGGCTCAGAGGAGACAGGCTCTCAGGCAGATGTCAGGAGAGCTGGGACGCCTCTATCAGGACTGGACCTACAAACTCAAACGG TGTCTGGCTCATGTTGAGGCCTTCATAGACTTCAGTGAGGATGAGCTCATTGAAGATGGGGTCTTAAACCAAG TGGACAGATCGGTGTGTGATCTGCAAGCGGAGATGGAGCGCCACCTAAAGGATGAGAGGAGGGGCGAGCGGCTACGCAGTGGAGTCCAGGTGGTCATTGCAGGAGCCACCAATGCAGGGAAAAGTAGCCTCCTTAACACACTCT GCCAAAGACCTGCAGCCATTGTGTCTCCCATTGCTGGCACCACCAGGGACGTAGTAGAGACGGCACTGGACATCGGTGGATTCCCTGTCCTGTTGAGTGACACAGCCGGCCTCAGGGAGAGCCCAGACctggtggagagagagggggtccGCCGTGCTCGGGAAAG AGTGGAACAGGCAGATCTGACCCTGGTGGTTGTGGACTGTACTGATCTCACCTCTGATGCACAGCAAGCTGCAGCCTTCCTTCGGGAACACCTCGGGAAAGTCCTGCCCAACCAGGAGCAGCCTGAGACAG TATTTCCTGCAGACAGGTTTCTTCTTGTGCTGAATAAAACTGACATGTTGCCTGAGGAGCAGAGGCTGAAGCTGGACATGGAGTTAAGACGGGTCTCTGGACTCCCTCCTGTTTGTCTGATCTCTTGCCACACTAATGCAGGACTGCAGGACTTCCTCACAGTGCTGCACAGCAGTGTCAGGACTCT GTGTGGTGACCCTCTGTCAGGTGCCCCCACCCTGACCCAGGCCCGCCACAGGGCCCACCTGCAGCAGTGTTTTGCGGCCCTGGCTCAGTACCAGCGGTACCGCGACATTGACCTCGCTCTGGCAGCCGAAGGTGTCCGGTTGGCTCTCACCAGCCTGGGCCGGATCACTGGACGTGTCGGGGCAGAGGAGATCCTGGATATCATCTTCAAAGACTTCTGCATTGGAAAATAG